One Streptomyces sp. R28 DNA window includes the following coding sequences:
- a CDS encoding FHA domain-containing protein: protein MPAPGGRLLPATHGSLARGASAPLPGTLFALALTGGITLGPGDGREVLFGRNRPEVHVCLGEDDPQVSRHQGTLTHRDGRWWVSNAGRLPIRCAGARLLFRGEEPLPLDTGYTPLFAGGSRGREHLLEVFVTGPEGERRPVPRHGDVTRPPRVWALTEQERLALVVLGRRYLLHEPRPQPLTWRQTAAELAESQPYAGWTDKRVEHLVNGVRTRLSRDGVPWLTREELGEPVGNALNDNLIRALLASTTLVPMDLALIDAA, encoded by the coding sequence ATGCCCGCTCCGGGTGGCCGTCTGCTGCCCGCCACCCACGGGAGCCTCGCCCGGGGCGCGTCAGCGCCGCTGCCCGGCACCCTCTTCGCGCTCGCACTGACCGGCGGCATCACGCTGGGACCCGGGGACGGGCGCGAGGTCCTGTTCGGCCGCAACCGGCCCGAGGTACACGTATGCCTCGGCGAGGACGACCCCCAGGTCAGCCGCCACCAGGGCACGCTCACCCACCGGGACGGCCGCTGGTGGGTGAGCAACGCCGGGCGCCTGCCGATCCGGTGCGCCGGTGCCCGCCTGCTGTTCCGGGGCGAGGAGCCACTGCCGCTCGACACCGGCTACACGCCGCTGTTCGCCGGCGGCTCACGTGGCCGCGAGCACTTGCTGGAGGTCTTCGTCACCGGCCCCGAGGGCGAGCGGCGGCCGGTACCGCGGCACGGGGACGTCACCCGCCCGCCCCGGGTGTGGGCGCTGACCGAACAGGAGAGGCTCGCCCTCGTCGTACTCGGCCGGCGGTACCTGCTGCACGAGCCCCGGCCGCAGCCGCTGACCTGGCGGCAGACCGCCGCCGAGCTCGCGGAGTCGCAGCCGTATGCGGGCTGGACGGACAAGCGCGTCGAGCACCTGGTCAACGGTGTGCGCACACGGCTGTCCCGCGACGGGGTGCCCTGGCTGACCCGCGAGGAGCTCGGTGAGCCGGTGGGCAACGCGCTCAACGACAACCTGATCCGCGCACTGCTGGCGTCGACCACGCTCGTGCCGATGGACCTGGCACTGATCGACGCCGCCTGA
- a CDS encoding serine/threonine-protein kinase has product MLVTPEAGDRIADRYLLQEPVGTGGMGVVWLAWDERLERRVAVKCARLDDDRATRRLMGEARNAGRLHHPNIVGVFDFVDEGATCWIIMEYVPSRSLAQIVTESGPLTPEEAGSIGCQIAAALAKSHDEGVVHGDVTPENILVTEEGVARLTDFGISRALWSDVTQSATCSVRGKPRYLAPELAKGQPAGEKSDVFSLGASLFSAVEAQSPYGEAEHLMAYLARAVEGHIEPMRRAGPLEEPLSALLEVEPRRRPDAAGAQKLLTRAAPPPPHIQEQLHEQLRDSRMRDLSSRPLRLPRLVRRPQDSTPFMLQPSRPLRRRRHPWAITAVALVAAGAITAGLVLFGPWASKDEGGKGDKGGRTAATDAKPSVTARAGAMGDERTADPCGLLDAASLSRFGGTALDPDYGEIDRCDVLVRNNSGDDNADVQVNLDSDRDDFDDILSTRLVGGLTVVTLKRDGRTCERAVLTTDGKQIRVIGKQLAELSPDPCPMADAATDHVVGVLAEGPVPRRSSSPAANSLALLDTCTLLDSTELKLLPGVKADNRDRGFGSWDCDWSSDDGNREVEIQFSRDNSLDADDGTPVNVVGTKSYFIADEADSCTVRTPHRTYTDSVGDRTTELFQLTVYAPQPTRQLCDTATEFAAVVVRNISKRLPET; this is encoded by the coding sequence GTGCTGGTGACGCCAGAGGCCGGGGACAGGATCGCCGACCGGTATCTCTTGCAGGAGCCCGTCGGAACAGGCGGGATGGGCGTCGTCTGGCTGGCCTGGGACGAGCGGCTCGAACGACGGGTCGCGGTCAAGTGCGCGCGCCTGGACGACGATCGGGCCACGCGACGGCTCATGGGCGAGGCGCGCAACGCCGGGCGGCTGCACCACCCGAACATCGTGGGCGTCTTCGACTTCGTCGACGAGGGCGCCACCTGCTGGATCATCATGGAATACGTCCCCTCGCGCAGCCTTGCGCAGATCGTGACGGAGAGCGGCCCGCTCACGCCCGAGGAGGCCGGGTCGATCGGCTGCCAGATCGCGGCCGCGTTGGCGAAGTCCCACGACGAGGGCGTGGTGCACGGCGATGTGACGCCGGAGAACATCCTCGTCACCGAGGAAGGCGTCGCGAGACTGACCGACTTCGGGATCTCGCGAGCCCTGTGGAGTGACGTCACACAGAGCGCGACCTGCAGTGTGCGCGGCAAACCCCGCTATCTGGCCCCGGAGTTGGCCAAGGGGCAGCCCGCGGGCGAGAAGTCCGACGTGTTCTCCCTGGGTGCCTCCCTGTTCTCGGCGGTCGAGGCCCAGTCGCCGTACGGGGAGGCCGAACACCTCATGGCATATCTGGCCCGGGCGGTCGAGGGACACATCGAGCCGATGCGCCGCGCCGGCCCGTTGGAGGAGCCGCTCAGCGCTCTGCTGGAGGTGGAGCCCCGGCGCCGGCCCGACGCTGCCGGGGCGCAGAAGCTGCTGACGCGCGCCGCACCCCCGCCCCCGCACATACAGGAGCAGTTGCACGAGCAGTTGCGCGACAGCCGTATGCGGGACCTCAGCTCCCGCCCGCTCCGGCTGCCCCGACTCGTCCGCCGCCCGCAGGACTCCACGCCCTTCATGCTTCAGCCGTCACGGCCGCTACGCCGACGCCGCCACCCTTGGGCGATCACGGCGGTGGCGCTGGTCGCGGCGGGCGCGATCACAGCCGGGCTCGTTCTCTTCGGCCCGTGGGCCTCGAAGGACGAGGGGGGCAAGGGTGACAAGGGTGGCCGCACCGCCGCGACCGACGCGAAACCCTCGGTCACGGCGCGGGCCGGTGCCATGGGCGACGAGCGTACGGCGGACCCCTGCGGGCTGCTCGACGCCGCCTCTCTGAGCCGCTTCGGCGGCACCGCACTGGACCCTGACTACGGGGAGATCGACCGGTGTGACGTCCTGGTGCGCAACAACAGCGGTGACGACAACGCGGACGTCCAGGTCAACCTCGACTCGGACCGGGACGACTTCGACGACATCCTGTCCACCCGCCTGGTCGGCGGCCTCACGGTCGTGACACTCAAACGTGACGGGAGAACCTGCGAACGGGCCGTACTGACCACCGACGGCAAGCAGATCCGCGTCATCGGCAAGCAGCTCGCCGAACTGTCGCCCGACCCGTGCCCCATGGCCGACGCCGCGACCGATCACGTGGTCGGCGTGCTGGCCGAGGGCCCGGTACCCCGGCGTTCCTCGTCGCCGGCTGCGAACTCCCTTGCCCTGCTCGACACCTGCACGCTGCTCGACTCCACCGAGCTCAAGCTGCTTCCCGGCGTCAAGGCGGACAACCGGGACCGCGGCTTCGGTTCCTGGGACTGCGACTGGTCGAGCGACGACGGCAACCGCGAGGTGGAGATCCAGTTCAGCCGGGACAACTCGCTGGACGCCGACGACGGAACGCCGGTGAACGTCGTCGGCACGAAGAGCTACTTCATCGCGGACGAGGCCGACAGCTGCACCGTACGGACCCCGCACCGCACCTACACGGACTCGGTCGGTGACCGCACCACCGAACTTTTCCAACTGACCGTGTACGCCCCACAGCCGACCAGGCAACTGTGCGACACCGCAACGGAGTTCGCAGCCGTCGTCGTACGGAACATCTCGAAGCGACTGCCGGAGACGTGA
- a CDS encoding DUF418 domain-containing protein codes for MTDIESAKEAPRQSLPASESATATERPSSTARLVGVDLARALAVFGMFAVHTGPFNPFPTSGSGVGEWFVWLASGRASALFATLAGFSLVLIAGRPEPKTGLAGRQAKARIVIRAVILLVVGTALAMTDFGGAVIINYYAVYFLLSLPLLRLRARTLALIAVALAVVTPQVAYALRALLSESIVNTIDSYDPIARLSGVGVLDFLLTGFYPAITWMTFVVTGMALGRLDLASGAVRRRLAVVGPALIAFGYGVSWLALRLTGGAEKIMAGMPGMKDFGAMKDPSAMKDPGMAAGSFDLPVGSGLWGPDAWGLLAAEPHSASTFDLVGCIGVAITVLLCATVALDRLPWLRRPATPVIAVGTMSLTLYVGHILAILALPGETATPPQSASFGLLLCFVVGATVFAAVWSRFFRRGPLEYLLNNATKLASRVR; via the coding sequence GTGACCGACATCGAAAGCGCCAAGGAGGCGCCTCGCCAGTCCTTACCCGCATCCGAGTCCGCCACGGCGACGGAACGCCCTTCGTCGACGGCGCGGCTGGTCGGGGTGGACCTCGCCCGTGCACTGGCCGTGTTCGGAATGTTCGCCGTGCACACGGGCCCCTTCAACCCCTTCCCGACGTCCGGCAGCGGCGTTGGCGAATGGTTCGTCTGGCTGGCGAGCGGCCGGGCCTCGGCGCTGTTCGCCACCCTCGCCGGGTTCTCGTTGGTGCTGATCGCCGGTCGTCCGGAGCCGAAGACCGGACTGGCCGGCCGGCAGGCGAAGGCCAGGATCGTGATCCGGGCCGTGATCCTGCTGGTGGTGGGCACCGCGCTGGCGATGACCGACTTCGGCGGCGCCGTGATCATCAACTACTACGCGGTGTACTTCCTGCTGTCCCTGCCCCTGCTGCGGCTGCGGGCCAGGACGCTCGCGCTCATCGCGGTCGCGCTCGCGGTTGTCACGCCGCAGGTGGCGTACGCCCTTCGAGCGCTGCTCAGTGAGTCGATCGTGAACACCATCGACTCGTACGACCCGATCGCGCGCCTCTCCGGCGTGGGCGTGCTCGACTTCCTGCTCACCGGCTTCTACCCGGCGATCACCTGGATGACGTTCGTGGTCACCGGCATGGCGTTGGGTCGGCTGGACCTCGCCTCCGGCGCGGTGCGGCGGCGGCTGGCCGTGGTCGGGCCCGCGCTGATCGCGTTCGGATACGGCGTCTCGTGGCTGGCGCTCCGGTTGACCGGCGGCGCGGAGAAGATCATGGCCGGAATGCCTGGCATGAAGGACTTCGGCGCCATGAAGGACCCCTCGGCCATGAAGGATCCCGGCATGGCAGCGGGATCCTTCGACCTGCCGGTCGGCAGTGGGCTGTGGGGGCCCGACGCATGGGGGCTGCTGGCGGCCGAGCCGCACAGCGCTTCCACGTTCGACCTCGTCGGCTGCATCGGGGTCGCGATCACCGTGCTCCTGTGCGCGACGGTGGCGTTGGACCGACTGCCGTGGCTGCGCCGGCCGGCAACGCCGGTCATCGCCGTCGGCACCATGTCCCTGACCCTCTACGTGGGCCACATCCTGGCCATCCTCGCCCTGCCCGGCGAAACAGCCACCCCGCCGCAGTCCGCCTCTTTCGGGCTGCTGCTCTGCTTCGTCGTCGGGGCCACCGTGTTCGCGGCGGTCTGGTCCCGCTTCTTCCGCCGCGGACCGCTGGAGTACCTGCTCAACAACGCCACGAAACTGGCGAGTCGCGTCCGATGA
- a CDS encoding peptidoglycan-binding protein, whose protein sequence is MSLRSRLTRRARITLIGVAAGGVAAAIAVVPSLADSDSSELATVAAQKETDYGPEPEADSKLVTQVSELSTMATATLSPDTMINRARTWLTANNGAPVPYSMERTWKDGYRQDCSGYVSMALGLGKPGLNTVGLADSRVTTRLSSTSQLKKGDLLIDYSTTDGDFRHVVIFEKWADTSHSAYWAYEQRGTYGTTHRQLSYGIGSDNYDPFRPVNLGDGGGGGQLPSPGVSWPILQSGSKGADVQSAQQLLTTRGYTLEADGIFGPNTHSAVIQFQKSQSLAADGVIGPNTWSKLITTVQYGSSGQAVKAAQTQLNVYGYGLAVDGAFGSGTKSAVVAFQENHHLQVDGVIGPETWRALLGTR, encoded by the coding sequence ATGTCTCTTCGCAGCCGACTCACGCGCCGCGCGCGGATCACGCTCATAGGCGTCGCCGCCGGAGGTGTCGCGGCCGCAATCGCCGTCGTACCGTCGCTCGCCGACAGCGACTCCTCGGAGCTGGCGACGGTCGCCGCCCAGAAGGAGACCGACTACGGGCCCGAGCCCGAGGCCGACAGCAAGCTCGTCACCCAGGTCAGCGAGCTGTCGACCATGGCCACGGCCACGCTCTCGCCCGACACGATGATCAACCGGGCCCGTACCTGGCTCACGGCCAACAACGGAGCCCCGGTCCCCTACAGCATGGAGCGCACTTGGAAGGACGGCTACCGCCAGGACTGCTCCGGCTATGTCTCCATGGCGCTCGGGCTGGGGAAGCCCGGCCTGAACACCGTCGGGCTGGCCGACTCGCGCGTCACCACGCGGCTCAGCAGCACGAGTCAGCTCAAGAAGGGTGACCTGCTGATCGACTACAGCACCACTGACGGCGATTTCCGTCACGTAGTGATCTTCGAGAAGTGGGCCGACACGTCGCACAGCGCCTACTGGGCGTACGAACAGCGCGGTACGTACGGCACGACCCACCGGCAGCTCAGTTACGGAATCGGCAGTGACAACTACGACCCCTTCCGCCCGGTCAACCTGGGTGACGGCGGTGGCGGCGGTCAGCTCCCCTCCCCGGGTGTCTCCTGGCCGATCCTCCAGAGCGGTTCCAAGGGTGCGGACGTGCAGTCCGCCCAGCAGCTGCTGACCACGCGGGGCTACACGCTCGAGGCCGACGGCATCTTCGGCCCGAATACCCACTCCGCGGTGATCCAGTTCCAGAAGTCCCAGTCCCTGGCCGCTGACGGCGTCATCGGCCCGAACACTTGGTCAAAGCTGATCACGACGGTGCAGTACGGCTCGTCCGGCCAGGCGGTGAAGGCAGCGCAGACGCAGCTGAACGTCTACGGCTACGGCCTCGCGGTCGACGGCGCGTTCGGCTCGGGGACGAAATCGGCGGTGGTCGCCTTCCAGGAGAACCACCACTTGCAGGTCGACGGCGTCATCGGCCCGGAGACCTGGCGCGCCCTGCTCGGCACCCGCTGA
- a CDS encoding DUF2690 domain-containing protein — MTAEHTRLFAALRELRAGAGLSLAALAERTAYSKSSWERYLNGKSLPPREAVRELCRLANEPDGRLLALWEIAESHWSGRAVAPAPAPPADESPRPHPQESPPPAGTGRRRLRGRRLLVVLASAYTVIVGGAAALLFLLLPDSEAQEDEPLPASVPFSLAPQCHGAACEGRDPMRLICGIGPDTLASYRTATGAHVELRHSKKCGASWARTWGTEIGDRVDVTAGGPTHSVRIRNKDDAATFIYTEMTEVRPGSTVRACFRPASADGERECFEARVGGAATTTRPPLPPVASGSRE; from the coding sequence GTGACCGCGGAACACACCCGGCTGTTCGCGGCGCTGCGGGAGCTGCGGGCCGGTGCGGGGCTGAGCCTGGCGGCGCTGGCGGAGCGGACGGCGTACAGCAAGTCCTCGTGGGAGCGTTACCTCAACGGCAAGAGCCTGCCTCCTCGCGAGGCCGTACGGGAACTGTGCCGGCTCGCGAACGAACCGGACGGGCGGCTGCTGGCCCTGTGGGAGATCGCCGAGTCGCACTGGAGCGGACGCGCGGTGGCCCCCGCGCCCGCCCCTCCCGCGGACGAGTCGCCGCGGCCACATCCTCAGGAGTCGCCGCCGCCCGCCGGGACCGGGCGGCGGCGCCTGCGCGGGCGCAGGCTCCTGGTGGTGCTGGCGTCGGCGTACACCGTGATCGTCGGTGGTGCTGCGGCCCTGCTGTTCCTCCTGCTGCCGGACTCGGAGGCTCAGGAGGACGAACCGTTGCCGGCCTCCGTCCCGTTCTCCCTCGCTCCCCAATGCCACGGAGCAGCCTGCGAGGGCCGGGACCCGATGCGCCTGATCTGCGGCATCGGCCCCGACACCCTCGCCTCGTACCGCACGGCCACCGGCGCCCACGTCGAGCTGCGCCACAGCAAGAAGTGCGGCGCGAGCTGGGCCCGGACCTGGGGGACCGAGATCGGCGACCGGGTCGACGTCACGGCAGGCGGCCCGACCCACAGCGTGCGCATCAGGAACAAGGACGACGCGGCAACCTTCATCTATACGGAGATGACCGAAGTCCGTCCCGGCAGCACCGTCCGGGCCTGCTTCCGGCCCGCGTCGGCCGACGGCGAACGGGAGTGCTTCGAGGCCCGCGTGGGCGGGGCCGCCACCACGACCCGGCCGCCCTTACCTCCAGTGGCGTCAGGCTCTCGCGAGTAG
- a CDS encoding peptidoglycan-binding protein, with amino-acid sequence MRALTKALVSVTTAVGIAAGGLATAGTAMAAPAPAQQQAASTKAVTPLAVQNLGLTREEARKVQRWLATHWDYNDAIDGYLGTNSWKAFQRCLAKYWGYDDAIDGIVGPNTIKALQRLLKANGDYNGAIDGSAGDGTRAAFKTWANRL; translated from the coding sequence ATGCGAGCTCTCACCAAGGCACTCGTCAGTGTCACCACCGCCGTCGGGATCGCCGCCGGCGGCCTGGCCACCGCGGGCACGGCCATGGCGGCTCCCGCGCCGGCTCAGCAGCAGGCGGCGAGCACCAAGGCCGTCACGCCGCTCGCGGTGCAGAACCTGGGGCTGACCCGGGAGGAGGCCCGGAAGGTCCAGCGCTGGCTGGCGACGCACTGGGACTACAACGACGCGATCGACGGGTACCTCGGCACCAACAGCTGGAAGGCGTTCCAGCGCTGCCTGGCGAAGTACTGGGGCTACGACGACGCGATCGACGGAATCGTCGGCCCCAACACGATCAAGGCGCTGCAGCGCCTGCTGAAGGCCAACGGCGACTACAACGGCGCGATCGACGGCAGCGCCGGCGACGGGACCAGGGCGGCGTTCAAGACGTGGGCCAACAGGCTCTGA
- a CDS encoding peptidoglycan-binding protein, producing the protein MSRWKELPAELHPHVHQLIVRLRKLKDRSELSTRQLAAKTGYSAKSWQRYLNGRSLPPREAVEAMARVGGDDPPRLLVMHEIAAQRWAEGRVVTTDDPENHSATTAHPPTEQQPYGRHLRAAVTAGAVVTVLSVSAALLLAVRLTEARAQLAHDRGDAVATAPATVSESLVPVIYTCRLEQRDGRWYAGLSRTTDILLSNTQVGLEVAEAQCLLSRAGTAPGEIDGVFGPKTRRAVELMQKRNGLIVNGVIDPPTWQALREADPK; encoded by the coding sequence ATGTCGCGTTGGAAAGAGCTGCCTGCTGAACTGCATCCACACGTTCACCAGCTGATCGTGCGATTGCGCAAACTGAAGGACCGCAGCGAACTGAGCACCCGTCAACTGGCCGCGAAGACCGGGTACAGCGCGAAGTCGTGGCAGCGATATCTGAACGGCAGGTCTCTGCCGCCCCGTGAGGCCGTCGAGGCGATGGCCCGCGTCGGCGGTGACGATCCGCCCCGGCTGCTGGTGATGCACGAGATCGCCGCCCAACGCTGGGCGGAGGGACGGGTGGTCACCACCGACGACCCCGAGAACCACTCCGCGACAACGGCACACCCCCCCACGGAGCAGCAGCCGTACGGGCGTCACCTGCGCGCCGCGGTCACGGCGGGAGCCGTGGTCACGGTGCTGTCCGTCTCCGCGGCGCTCCTGCTGGCCGTGCGGCTCACCGAGGCCCGTGCCCAGCTCGCGCACGACCGCGGCGATGCTGTCGCGACGGCCCCGGCCACCGTGTCGGAGTCCCTGGTGCCGGTCATCTACACCTGCCGGCTGGAGCAGCGTGACGGCCGCTGGTACGCGGGCCTGAGCCGGACCACGGACATCCTCCTGTCCAACACCCAAGTGGGGCTCGAAGTGGCCGAGGCGCAGTGCCTGCTGAGCCGGGCGGGCACCGCGCCGGGGGAGATCGACGGCGTCTTCGGCCCGAAGACGCGGCGAGCGGTCGAGCTCATGCAGAAGCGGAACGGGCTGATCGTGAACGGAGTCATCGACCCGCCCACCTGGCAGGCCCTGCGGGAAGCGGATCCGAAGTGA
- a CDS encoding type II toxin-antitoxin system VapB family antitoxin, with the protein MSVRQIDIDDDALERVMALAKVRTKKEAVNLALDFYAEQQERAARISRHFERAREWGAVEDAERLHRAEKHSR; encoded by the coding sequence ATGTCTGTGAGACAGATCGACATCGATGACGATGCCCTCGAACGCGTCATGGCTCTGGCCAAGGTCAGGACCAAGAAGGAGGCGGTCAATCTCGCTCTGGACTTCTACGCCGAGCAGCAGGAACGTGCGGCGCGCATCAGCCGACACTTCGAGCGTGCGCGTGAGTGGGGCGCCGTCGAGGACGCCGAACGTCTGCACCGGGCGGAGAAGCACAGCCGGTGA